In Pseudomonas saponiphila, the genomic stretch CGCGTCATTGGTGTGCAGGGTGGCCAGCACCAGGTGCCCGGTGAGCGAAGCCTGGACCGCGATCTGCGCGGTTTCCAGGTCACGGATCTCACCGATCATGATCACGTCCGGGTCCTGGCGCAGGATCGCCCGCAGGGCCAGGGCGAAGGTCATGTCGATCTTGGCGTTGACCTGGATCTGGCTGATGCCCGGCAGGTCGTATTCCACCGGGTCCTCGACGGTGAGGATATTGCTGGTGCTGGCGTCCAGCCGGGCCAGCGCCGCGTACAGGCTGGTGGTCTTGCCGCTGCCGGTGGGCCCGGTGACCAGGACGATGCCGTGGGGCTGGTGGATCAGGGTATCCAGGCGCGCCAGCAGGTCCGGGTCCATGCCCAGGGTTTCCAGCTGCAGGCGCCCGGCCTGCTTGTCCAAGAGGCGCATCACCACCCGCTCGCCGTGGCCGGTGGGCACCGTGGACACGCGGATATCGATGGGCCTCCCGGCCACGCGCAAGGCGATACGCCCGTCCTGGGGCAGGCGTTTCTCGGCGATATCCAGCTGGGCCATGATCTTGATCCGCGATACCAGCGCCCCGTGCAGCGCCTTGCGCGGCGACACCACGTCACGCAGGGTGCCGTCGACCCGGTAGCGCACCACCGAGTGCGTCTCGAAGGGTTCGATATGGATATCGCTGGCCTCGTCCCGCGCGGCCTGGGTGAGCAAGGCGTTGATCATGCGGATCACCGGGGCGCCGTCCTGGGTGTCCAGCAGATCGGTGATTTCCGGCATGTCCTGCATCAGGCGATCCAGGTCCACCTCATTCTCCGCCGCCCCGACCACCGCCGCGGCGCTGCCGGTATCGGCATAGGCACTGGCCAGGAGCCCGTCGAGTTCCTCTTCGCGGATCCGTTCCAGCCGGGCGGGGCCGAACTGGCGGCGGGCTTCGCCGATGGACCAGCCGGGGGTCGAGGGGCAGACCAGCAATACCGCGCCCTCCTCGCTGTGACGCAGGAGGATGCGTTGGGATTTGGCCCAGGCGTAGGGGAGCTGGGTGGTCATTGCTTGTACCTCCTGGTGGGGTGCATGTCCGTTGCTGCGGGTGGGGCTGCTGACGGTTTCGCTCTTACAGCGAGGGTTTTGGGTACATATCCATTCCTGCGGGTGCGGCCACTGGCGGTTTCGCTCTTACAGCGACTCACTTTTGAAGAGCGCAAAAGTGAGCAAAACGCTCTGCCCCTCCACTCGGTGCCTCGCATAGCGAGGCATGCCCGAACTCCGGCATTGATCCGTGGGCCGCCGCCACCGGCCATCCCTGGCCGGGTGGCGGCTAACCCGGCATCCTTGCCGGGTTACCCACGGATCAATGCCTGCGTTCGGCCATCGTGGTTAACGGGGCCCTGAAGATCAAAATCAAGATCAAGATCAAGATCAAGATCAAGAGCCGGAGCAAGAGCCGGAGCCAACTTTGGCCTTGCGGCCTCGTCCCCCTTCCGTAGGAGCTGGCTTGCCAGCGAAGGCGTCCGCCGGGGCGGCGCATGTCTTTCGGGCCTCTTCGCCGGCAAGCCGGCTCCTACGGACAGCGCGTAAACGCGCTTGGCTTTTGATCTTGATCTTCAGGCCCCTTCCCAGCCGGCCGAGCGTAGGCGTTGCGTAGGGGGCAGCTCGGCATGGATGCCGAGCTAGCCGCCACCCGGCCATGGATGGCCGGTTGGCGGCGGGCCCCCGGAGCAATGCCGAAGTGAGGGAACCCCGAGCCCCAGCGAGGGGCCCATGGAGGGGCAAGCGTTTTTGGTTCCTTTTTAGGCGTTTGTAAAAAGGGACTCGCCGTAAGGGCGAAACCATAAGTGGCCACACCCGCAGGAATGGATATGTACCCAATATGTCCCCCATCCCCCGCTGTAAAAGCGGAACCACAAACGGCCACACCCGCAGCAACAGATATGTACACCACCCCCACGCCATTAAAACGAAACCACCAGCGGCCGTTACCGCAGCACCGGATATGGACCCCGTCAACCTCGCCGCAAAGACAAAACCGCAAACCACCGCAACGGATATGTGCCCCCTCCATTGGCCGTCAAAGCCCCCGCGAAAGTGGCCATGACCACAACAACGGACATAGGCTCCATGCCTATGAATGAACACCTTCATTGCACCGGCACCGCCCTGATCGTCGCCCGCGGCCCCTGTCCGGGTGTCTGCAACGACACCGGCGCCACCCCGGGAATCGCCTTGCTGGCCGCCGGCAACTGCGGCGCTTGCATATCCGGCATCGCCCAGCTGCGTTCGGGCTGCAACTGCCCCTGGGCACGGCGCATGAAGTCATAGCGATTGAGCGTGATGCTGCGCCCCGCGCCGCTGTCGCGAATGATGTAGGGCCGCAAAAACACCATCAGGTTGGTCTTGGTGATGCTGCGCTTCTCGTTGCGGAACAACGCCCCGATCCCCGGGATGCTCGACAGCCAAGGCACCGCGTCGTTGCTCTGGCTGTAGCCGTCCTGCAGCAAACCGCCCAGGACCATGATCTGCCCGTCATCCAGGAGGATGCTGGTGTCGATCGCCCGCTTGTTGGTCACGGTCCCGGCGTCCACCGAGGCCCGGGGATCGACGCTGCTGACTTCCTGGTAGATGTCCAGCTTGACCGTGCCGCCTTCGGAAATCTGCGGCCGCACATTGAGCTTCAAGCCCACCTCTTCACGCTGCACGGTCTGGAATGGGTTGTTGCTGGTGCCACCGCCACCGGTGACGTAGCTGCCGGTGACGAAGGGAATGGTCTGGCCGACGAAGATGCTCGCCGCCTCGTTGTCCAGGGTCAAAAGGTTCGGCGTCGACAGTACGTTGGTCCCGCCCTTGCTCTTCAGGGCCCGGGCCAGGACCTTGAGGTCCAGCACCTTGCCGATCCCCGGGATGTCCACGCTGCCGTTGACCACGCCGATGTTCAGGCCCTTGGGCAGGACGTCGATGCTGGTCTTGCTGCCCGGAGTGCCCTGCAGCCCGCTGCCGCCAAGGTTGACCCCGCCAAAGCCGCCACGCCCGCCGAGGTTGCCGGCCTGCCACTGCACGCCGAACTCGCTGGCGTCGTCTTCGCCGACTTCGACGATCAGGCTTTCGATCACCACCTGGGCCCGGCGCTGGTCGAGCTGGTCGATGACTTCCCGCAGGTTGCGGTACAGCGGGTCCGGCGCGGAAATCAGCAAGGTGTTGGTGGTGACGTCGGCCTGGATGGTCACGCCGCCGGCGCTGAAGGCGGTGTTCTGGTCGTTCTGCTGAGCATTGCCGCTCAGGCTGCTGGCGCTGGCGCCCTGGCCATAGGCGCTGCCACTGCCGCTGCTGTTGAGGGTGCCGCTGCCGGTGGGGGTGCCGCTGCTGTTCTGGGCGCTGCCCTGGCCGCCCTGGGTGCTGCCGCCCATGCCGCTGAGCATGGCTCGGGCACCATCGTTGCCGGCGCTGTCGCTCTCGCCGGTGAGCAGGCCGCGCAAGGCCTGGGCCAGCTTGCCGGCCTGGGCGTTGCGCAGGTAGACCACGTGCAGGTTGCTCGGGTTGCTCTGGGCGTTGTCCAGCTTGTAGATCAGGTTGCGCGCCAGCTCGGTGCGCTCCGGGCTGCCGGCGCGGATGATGATGGAGTTGGAGCGCGGGTCGCCGATCACGCTGATCTTCTGGGTGGGGTCGGCGCCCTGGGTTTCCAGCAGTTCGGCCACCATGGTGGCAATGTCCACGGCTATGCCGTTCTGCACCGCCACCACATCGGTGTCGATGGCGCTGGGGGTGTCGATGCCGTCGATGATCTGTGCGACTCGCTGCAGGTTCTCGGCATAGTCGGTGACCACGATGCTGTTGTTGCCCGGGTAGGCATTGATCGGGTTGTTCGGCGAAACGATAGGCCGCAGCACCGGGATCAGGTTCACCGCATTTTCGTATTGCAGGCGAAAGGTGCGGGTCAGCATGCCGTTGCCCGCCGGTTTGTCGCCGCTGTAGATCGGCCCGCCCAGCAGCTTGGCATCGGCCTCGGGCACCACCTGGGCCACCCCGCCCACGTCCACCACGGCAAAGCCCTGCATGCGCAGGGCCGCCAGCAGCATGTCGTAGGCCTGATGGGCCGGCACCTGGCCCTCGCTGACCAGGGTCAGGTTGCCCTTGACCCGCGGGTCCACCAGGAACTGCTGGCCGGTGGAACGGGACAAGGCGCGCACCACCGCCTGGATATCGGCCTCGACGAAGTTCAGTTGCACCGGCTGGTCCCCCAGGGGGTTGCGCGGCACCCCGGCGCTGCGCGGCGTGCCCTGGCCGCGGCGGCTGCCGGTCACCGGGTGCAGGACTTTCGGCCGCTGGGCCTGTTGCGCCTGCAAGCGTTCGCGATCGGCCAGGGCGTCACCGCTGCGCCGGGTGTCGGCCAGGGGCTGGCCCAGTTCACTGTCCACCAGCAAGGGTGGCGGCGTGGTGGAGGTGGTGTTGCTGCAGGCCCCCAGCGCCAGCAGCAGAAACGGTGCGACCTTGCGACACTGGCGCACGTAGTTGGAGCCTGACCCCTTCATGAAGCTTCCTTAGCGCCCTGCGCCTGATCCATGCGAACGGTCCCGGACAGTGTGCCTGCCGAGTCTTGGGCGGTGTCCGCGGCGGCGCGTTGCAGCCGGGCTTGCACCACCTGCAGTGAAAGCTGTCGGGGCGTCCCCAGCAGCCAGCCGACCACGGCATCCGCCGGGGCCTGCTCAAAGGTCAACTGCCAGCTCTCGGGGCCGGCTTGATCGGTGTGCTGCAACTGGTAACGGTCCTTGAGCCCGGCCTGGTCCAGGGTCTGGCGCAGGGCCTGCTCAAGGTCGGCGCCCCGGCGGTTGGTGCCCGCGGCCTGGTGCAGCAACACTTCCAGGGCCTCGGCCTGGGAGCGCAGCTTCGGCGTCTCGGCTTGCCAGTAGTCGATCTTCTTCAGCGGCGGCTGAATCAACAGCCACCACAGCAACAGCCCCAGCACGCCCAGGGCGGTGGCGCTCAGCAGCCGTTTCTCCCGCAGCGCCAGCGCCTTCCAATGGCCCCGGGCCTGGGTCCAGAGGCGTGACCAGCGCGCCTGATACTGGGCCAGCCGGGCCTTATTCATCTTCGGCTCCCGGGGTGTTGTCGGTGACATTGCTCGGCTCGCCCGTGGCCGGGCCCAGGGTCCAGCCATTGCCCTCGGTCTGGACGCTGTAGCCGGCCTGGGTCAAGGCCCCCTGCCAGCCGCTGTCGGCGCGCTTCGGGGTATCGGGCAGCAGTTCCAGCCGCAGGCGCTGGTCGGCAAAGCTCAGGCTCTGCACGCTGCCCACCATGAACGGCATGGCGCTGCCGGCCTGCAGCAGCAGGTTGCCGAAGCCCTGGCTCGGGTCCGCCGCCCCGCTCTGCTGCACCGCCAGTTGCTGGCGGGCCTGTTGCAGCGGATTGAGCACCACCGGCAACTGCGGAAATACCTGCCGGACCCGCTGGCTCATCTGGCTCTTGAGGCGCTGGCCCTGCTCGGCCTCACGGGCGGCATACAGGTTCAGGCCCAGGACCCACACGGCCACCGCCAGGGCGCAGCAACCCAGGGCTCGGCCCCAGCCCTGGACCGCGCCGCGCGCCGCCGTCGCCCCCGCCTGCAGGCCCCAGGCCGGCGCCGCACCGCTCCAGCGCTGTTCGACCGGCAAGCGCTGCAGCGCTCCCTCGGGGGCATCGTCACCGATCCAGCACAGCTCGGCGCCGGAGGCGCGCAACTGCTCCAGGGTGTCCTGTACCAGAGGCTGCACGCTGGCCTGGGCGGCGCCGTGGCGCAGCAGCAACTGACCGTCCAGCAGGCACAGGTTGTGCTGCCCCGGCGCCGGCGCCGCCAGGGCGTAGGGCGCCGGGTACAGGCCCGACAGCTTGAGCCCGGCCTGTTGCAGCAACTCGCCCAGGGCCTGCAAACCGCTCTTGGGCAGCCAGCTCAAGGTCACCTGCCCCTGGGCATCCCGCGGGCCGTGGGCGACATGCATCGACTCGCCGCACCCCAAGATCAGCGCCTGGGCCGCGCAGTCCACCGCGGCCTTGATCCGCGCCGCCGGCAACGGCGGCAACTCGATGCAGGCCAGCAGACTGTCCTGCGGGTGCAGAAAGCACTCCAGTGCCAGCCCTCGGGCGTCCTGGCCCAATGCCTCAAGGGGCCTGCGGCCTAGCTCGGTCACCCGCCCGGCGCGGTCCAGCCGGGCGTATTCCAGGGGCACGGCCAGCGGCCGGGGCGCCTGCAACAGCTCGGCCAGGGGCGGCAAGGCGATGCGCAAGCGGCTCATGCGCCCACCCGCGACCAGATCACCTGGGGCATGCGGTCCTCGGGGCGGTGCAGCAAGGCGTGCAGGGTGATCTGCCGCTGGTCGCGACGGACCTGCCCCTGGAGCAGGAACCACTCGCTGGTGATGCCGACCTTGATCCGTTCCTGCACGGCAAAGGGCAGGTGCAGGCGATTGACGAAGTCGCCACGGTTGATGAACCAGTGCCCGGCGTCGCGCTCAGCCACCAGGGCCCGGGCCTGGGACAACGACAGCCCCGGCACCGCCGCCGCCAGTACTTCGGCGCTGGCGGTGTTGCCATTGACCCAAGTGTTACCCGGCAAGACGCTGACGTAGGGCTCAAGGCGCGCCAGCAACGCCTCGTCGACGCCCTGAACGCCCAGCAGGTCGTCCAGGCTGCGCAGCATCGGCTGGCGCGGCGGCAAGATCTGCTGCGCCGCCCCGGGCGAGGTCAGGCGACCGCTGTTGAAGGCACCAGGAGTGCCCGCGGCGGTGGCCGGACTGGACAGGCGCTGCGGATAGGAGGCGATCACCCGCTGGCTGATGCGCCGGCTCAGGGCCGCGTCGACGCCGAGCAGCTGGCACAGCTGGTAGAAGGCCTGCACCTGCTCCGGGTCCACCTGCTGGTTGAACACCAGGTTGCGCAGGTTGAACTTGCCTTGCAGGTCCTGCAGGCGGCCCTGGAAACCGCCGCCGGATGCGCCCGGCGCCGGATCGCCGAGGGGCCGCGCCCAGGGCTGGTCGAGCCGGGTCAGGACCTCGCGCTGACGGGCTTGCCAAAGCAACTGCCGGCTGTATTCGAGGCCGCCCTGAAGGACCTGGGCGCCGACGATCCGCGCCTGCTCGGCTTCCACCGCGCGGGTCAGGACGGTCTGCCGCGCCAGCATGCCGGCGGCGAGCACCGCCACCACCGCGGCGATCAGCAAGGCGCTGATGATGGCCATGCCGCGCTGCTTCGCCGCACCGGGCGAATGACTGTTCATGGCAGGCCTTAGAGCTGCCAGGAGCCGATATCGGCATTCACGCCTTCGCCGTCGGGCTGGCCGTCGGCGCCCAGGGAGAACACGTCCACTTCGCCGTTGGCCCCCGGGTTGAGGTAGTGATAAGGGCGCCCCCAGGGATCGTTGGGCAGGCGTTCCAGGTAGGAGCGCCAGTTGCTGTCCTTGGCGTTGGCCGGACGTTCCACCAGTACCTTGAGGCCCTGGTTCATGCTCGGGTAGCTGCCGTGGTCGAGGCGATACAGCTTCAGCGCCTGCATCAGTCCGGCGATGTCCTGCTTGGCCGCGGTGGCCCGTGCCTGGTCCGGACGGTCCAGCACCTTGGGCACCACCATGACCGCGAGAATCCCGAGGATGACCACCACCACCATGATCTCGATCAGGGTGAAGCCACGCTGGCCCCGGGGTGCGGCGGTTGACGTTACAGGCGCGATATCCATCTCGACATTCCTTGGCTTGAGTTCGATTCGTCGCGCAGTGTTGCAAGAAGATATGTCAGTGGTATTGAAAAACCTCGGGAGTTTCGGTCGCCATTCGGTCAAGCCTGCAGGCTAGGCTGCGAGGCTGTTTCCCGGTGTCGAGCGGCCCATGCAAGCCCTGCGCAAACAAGCTGGATTCACCCTGATCGAAGTGCTGGTGGCCCTGGCCATCATTGCCGTGGCGATGGCCGCGGCGGTGCGCGTGGCCGGGCTGATGACCCAGAGCAACGGCCTGCTGCGGGACAAGTCCCTGGCCCTGCTGGCGGCCCAGAGCCGACTTGCCGAGCTGCGCCTGGAAGGTCGTTTACCCAGCGGGTTGAAGAGTGTCGATTGCGACCAGGGGCGCCTGGCGCTGCGCTGCGAACAGTCGATTGGCGCCGCGGCGCTGCCCGGGCTGCTGAAGGTCAGTGTCCAGGTGCGCGAACGCGGCCGCGACGCGCCGCCCCTGGCCCGCCTGGAAACCCTCCTCGGCCGCCCCCAGGAGCCGCGGCCGTGAGCCTCAGCGGGTCAGCCGCGGCAACGGCGGCGAGTCCGCCAGCTTGCTGACCTTGATCCGCGACTGCTCGGCGCCGCGCTCGATCAGCACGCCATCGGCCTCCACTGCCGCCAGGCGCACGCCCGGGGTCAGTTGTTCGCCGGCCAGGAAGCTGCGCGGTGGCCCGTCGTTCAGGCGCAGGATCGCCACCGCGCCACGGGCCCCGGCCATGACCCCGGACACCTTGATCTCCACGGTGCTGGGCTGGTTGGCAAACCACTGCAGGGCTGGGCTGTCGGAACGGGCCGCGAGCACCTGGGGCGCCACGGCCGGGGTCTGGGATTCGGCCGGGGTCAGCAGCAGCGACGACCAGGTGACCACCCCGGCCAGGGCCGCCAGCAGCGCGGTGTACTGCACCAGTCGAGGGGCTGAGAAATCTGCGGCACGCAGCATGGTGGCAAGCATTGGCGGGACCTCCTGTTTGTCCGTTTGCGCAGCCTACAGGTCAATTCTCACGGTTTTATTTCACCCAGCGATCATCGGCCCCAGGCCGGCTGATCCTGTCGCCAAGGAGTGCAATCCGATGCCGTCGGGCAAGCAACGGGGCTTCACCCTGATCGAACTGATGGTGGTCCTGGTGATCATCGGCATCGCCAGCGCGGCGGTGGGCCTGAGCCTCAAGCCCGACCCGCTGCAACTGTTGCGCAAGGACGCCGAACGCCTGGCGCAGCTGCTGCAGGTGGCCCAGGCCGAGGCCCGCGCCGACGGCCGGCCGATCACCTGGCAAGCCACCGCCAAGGGCTTTGCCTTCAGCCGCCGGGCGCCGTCCGGGAACGGCGTCGACGACCTGCGTGGCGATGCCCTGCTGCGCCCCCGCGCCTGGGAAACCCCGGGACTGCAAGTGCGCATCGAACCCGGGCAGCGGCTGATCCTCAACGCCGAGTGGATCACCCCGCCGCTGCGGCTGGTGCTCTCCGACGGCCGCCACAGCCTCGGTGTGGAGCGCAGCGCCGCCGGTCAGTTGCGAGTGGTGGAGCAACCATGAAGCCTGGGCAGAACGGCTTTACCCTGATCGAAGTGCTGGTGGCGGTGATGCTCATGGCCATCGTCAGCCTGATTGCCTGGCGCGGCCTGGACAGCGTCACCCGGGCCGATACCCACCTCAAGGCCAGTACCGAACAGACCGAGGAACTGCTGCGCAGCCTCAACCAGCTAGAGCGCGACGTCGCCCTGCGGGCGGCCGTGCAACTGCGCGAACCGATCCGCGCCGACAGCGAAGAGGCCGAGCCCGACAGCCCGGCGCCGCTGAGCGTGCGCAGCTCCGACAGCAAGGGTTTTCGCCTGGAGGTGATCCGCAGCGCCGCCAACCCCGGCGACGGCCTGCAACGGGTGCGCTGGTGGCTCAAGGGCGACACCCTGTACCGCGCCGTGGCCGAGGCCCGGGACCGCTACCCCCTGCCCGCGCCCCGGGACGGGGTGGCGGTGTTGCGGCGGGTCAGTGACCTGCAGGTGCGGGTCTGGGAGCGCGGCAAGGGCTGGCGCCAGCTCAGCGGCAATCGCCGGGACAACCCCGAGGGCCTGGAGATCCGCCTGACCCGGCAAACGCCCCAGGGTGAAGAACATTACCGCCAGGTACTGGGGCCACTGGAATAACCAGCCCCTCTCCGCGCTCCGTAGGAGCCGGCTCGCCGGCGAACCGCGCAGCGGCCAGACCCTAGAGATCGCATGGATTGAGGGTGAACGTGCTGGCCCCTTC encodes the following:
- the gspL gene encoding type II secretion system protein GspL, encoding MSRLRIALPPLAELLQAPRPLAVPLEYARLDRAGRVTELGRRPLEALGQDARGLALECFLHPQDSLLACIELPPLPAARIKAAVDCAAQALILGCGESMHVAHGPRDAQGQVTLSWLPKSGLQALGELLQQAGLKLSGLYPAPYALAAPAPGQHNLCLLDGQLLLRHGAAQASVQPLVQDTLEQLRASGAELCWIGDDAPEGALQRLPVEQRWSGAAPAWGLQAGATAARGAVQGWGRALGCCALAVAVWVLGLNLYAAREAEQGQRLKSQMSQRVRQVFPQLPVVLNPLQQARQQLAVQQSGAADPSQGFGNLLLQAGSAMPFMVGSVQSLSFADQRLRLELLPDTPKRADSGWQGALTQAGYSVQTEGNGWTLGPATGEPSNVTDNTPGAEDE
- the gspK gene encoding type II secretion system minor pseudopilin GspK; the encoded protein is MNSHSPGAAKQRGMAIISALLIAAVVAVLAAGMLARQTVLTRAVEAEQARIVGAQVLQGGLEYSRQLLWQARQREVLTRLDQPWARPLGDPAPGASGGGFQGRLQDLQGKFNLRNLVFNQQVDPEQVQAFYQLCQLLGVDAALSRRISQRVIASYPQRLSSPATAAGTPGAFNSGRLTSPGAAQQILPPRQPMLRSLDDLLGVQGVDEALLARLEPYVSVLPGNTWVNGNTASAEVLAAAVPGLSLSQARALVAERDAGHWFINRGDFVNRLHLPFAVQERIKVGITSEWFLLQGQVRRDQRQITLHALLHRPEDRMPQVIWSRVGA
- the gspJ gene encoding type II secretion system minor pseudopilin GspJ; its protein translation is MKPGQNGFTLIEVLVAVMLMAIVSLIAWRGLDSVTRADTHLKASTEQTEELLRSLNQLERDVALRAAVQLREPIRADSEEAEPDSPAPLSVRSSDSKGFRLEVIRSAANPGDGLQRVRWWLKGDTLYRAVAEARDRYPLPAPRDGVAVLRRVSDLQVRVWERGKGWRQLSGNRRDNPEGLEIRLTRQTPQGEEHYRQVLGPLE
- the gspH gene encoding type II secretion system minor pseudopilin GspH, whose product is MPSGKQRGFTLIELMVVLVIIGIASAAVGLSLKPDPLQLLRKDAERLAQLLQVAQAEARADGRPITWQATAKGFAFSRRAPSGNGVDDLRGDALLRPRAWETPGLQVRIEPGQRLILNAEWITPPLRLVLSDGRHSLGVERSAAGQLRVVEQP
- the gspM gene encoding type II secretion system protein GspM, producing MNKARLAQYQARWSRLWTQARGHWKALALREKRLLSATALGVLGLLLWWLLIQPPLKKIDYWQAETPKLRSQAEALEVLLHQAAGTNRRGADLEQALRQTLDQAGLKDRYQLQHTDQAGPESWQLTFEQAPADAVVGWLLGTPRQLSLQVVQARLQRAAADTAQDSAGTLSGTVRMDQAQGAKEAS
- the gspE gene encoding type II secretion system ATPase GspE, with amino-acid sequence MTTQLPYAWAKSQRILLRHSEEGAVLLVCPSTPGWSIGEARRQFGPARLERIREEELDGLLASAYADTGSAAAVVGAAENEVDLDRLMQDMPEITDLLDTQDGAPVIRMINALLTQAARDEASDIHIEPFETHSVVRYRVDGTLRDVVSPRKALHGALVSRIKIMAQLDIAEKRLPQDGRIALRVAGRPIDIRVSTVPTGHGERVVMRLLDKQAGRLQLETLGMDPDLLARLDTLIHQPHGIVLVTGPTGSGKTTSLYAALARLDASTSNILTVEDPVEYDLPGISQIQVNAKIDMTFALALRAILRQDPDVIMIGEIRDLETAQIAVQASLTGHLVLATLHTNDAVSAVNRLVDMGVEPFLLASSMLGVLAQRLVRRLCNQCKEPDPATPGTWRPVGCPACNHIGYSGRTGIHELFCIDDDVRSLIHQGADEQALRAAARRAGMLSMREDGERWVRSGATAPEEILRVTRDA
- a CDS encoding type II secretion system protein N — its product is MLRAADFSAPRLVQYTALLAALAGVVTWSSLLLTPAESQTPAVAPQVLAARSDSPALQWFANQPSTVEIKVSGVMAGARGAVAILRLNDGPPRSFLAGEQLTPGVRLAAVEADGVLIERGAEQSRIKVSKLADSPPLPRLTR
- the gspI gene encoding type II secretion system minor pseudopilin GspI, whose product is MQALRKQAGFTLIEVLVALAIIAVAMAAAVRVAGLMTQSNGLLRDKSLALLAAQSRLAELRLEGRLPSGLKSVDCDQGRLALRCEQSIGAAALPGLLKVSVQVRERGRDAPPLARLETLLGRPQEPRP
- the gspD gene encoding type II secretion system secretin GspD, which codes for MKGSGSNYVRQCRKVAPFLLLALGACSNTTSTTPPPLLVDSELGQPLADTRRSGDALADRERLQAQQAQRPKVLHPVTGSRRGQGTPRSAGVPRNPLGDQPVQLNFVEADIQAVVRALSRSTGQQFLVDPRVKGNLTLVSEGQVPAHQAYDMLLAALRMQGFAVVDVGGVAQVVPEADAKLLGGPIYSGDKPAGNGMLTRTFRLQYENAVNLIPVLRPIVSPNNPINAYPGNNSIVVTDYAENLQRVAQIIDGIDTPSAIDTDVVAVQNGIAVDIATMVAELLETQGADPTQKISVIGDPRSNSIIIRAGSPERTELARNLIYKLDNAQSNPSNLHVVYLRNAQAGKLAQALRGLLTGESDSAGNDGARAMLSGMGGSTQGGQGSAQNSSGTPTGSGTLNSSGSGSAYGQGASASSLSGNAQQNDQNTAFSAGGVTIQADVTTNTLLISAPDPLYRNLREVIDQLDQRRAQVVIESLIVEVGEDDASEFGVQWQAGNLGGRGGFGGVNLGGSGLQGTPGSKTSIDVLPKGLNIGVVNGSVDIPGIGKVLDLKVLARALKSKGGTNVLSTPNLLTLDNEAASIFVGQTIPFVTGSYVTGGGGTSNNPFQTVQREEVGLKLNVRPQISEGGTVKLDIYQEVSSVDPRASVDAGTVTNKRAIDTSILLDDGQIMVLGGLLQDGYSQSNDAVPWLSSIPGIGALFRNEKRSITKTNLMVFLRPYIIRDSGAGRSITLNRYDFMRRAQGQLQPERSWAMPDMQAPQLPAASKAIPGVAPVSLQTPGQGPRATIRAVPVQ
- the gspG gene encoding type II secretion system major pseudopilin GspG, giving the protein MDIAPVTSTAAPRGQRGFTLIEIMVVVVILGILAVMVVPKVLDRPDQARATAAKQDIAGLMQALKLYRLDHGSYPSMNQGLKVLVERPANAKDSNWRSYLERLPNDPWGRPYHYLNPGANGEVDVFSLGADGQPDGEGVNADIGSWQL